A single Lynx canadensis isolate LIC74 chromosome D2, mLynCan4.pri.v2, whole genome shotgun sequence DNA region contains:
- the HNRNPH3 gene encoding heterogeneous nuclear ribonucleoprotein H3 isoform X2, giving the protein MDWVMKHNGPNDASDGTVRLRGLPFGCSKEEIVQFFQGLEIVPNGITLTMDYQGRSTGEAFVQFASKEIAENALGKHKERIGHRYIEIFRSSRSEIKGFYDPPRRLLGQRPGPYDRPIGGRGGYYGAGRGSYGGFDDYGGYNNYGYGNDGFDDRMRDGRGMGGHGYGGAGDASSGFHGGHFVHMRGLPFRATENDIANFFSPLNPIRVHIDIGADGRATGEADVEFVTHEDAVAAMSKDKNNMQHRYIELFLNSTPGGGSGMGGSGMGGYGRDGMDNQGGYGSVGRMGMGNNYSGGYGTPDGLGGYGRGGGGSGGYYGQGGMSGGGWRGMY; this is encoded by the exons ATGGATTGGGTTATGAAACATAATGGTCCAAATGACGCTAGTGATGGGACAGTACGACTTCGTGGACTGCCATTTGGTTGCAGCAAAGAGGAAATAGTTCAGTTCTTTCAAG GGTTGGAAATCGTGCCAAATGGGATAACATTGACGATGGACTACCAGGGGAGAAGCACAGGGGAGGCCTTCGTGCAGTTTGCTTCAAAGGAGATAGCAGAAAATGCTCTGGGGAAACACAAGGAAAGAATAGGGCACAG gtaTATTGAGATCTTCAGAAGTAGCAGGAGTGAAATCAAAGGATTTTATGATCCACCAAGAAGATTGCTGGGCCAGCGACCGGGACCATATGATAGACCAATAGGAGGAAGAGGGGGTTATTATGGAGCTGGGCGTGGAA GTTATGGAGGTTTTGATGACTATGGTGGCTATAATAATTATGGCTATGGAAATGATGGCTTCGATGACAGAATGAGAGATGGAAGAG GTATGGGAGGACACGGCTATGGTGGAGCTGGTGATGCAAGTTCGGGATTTCATGGTGGTCATTTTGTACATATGAGAGGATTACCTTTTCGTGCAACTGAAAATGACATTGCTAAC TTCTTCTCACCACTAAATCCAATACGAGTGCATATTGATATTGGAGCTGATGGCAGAGCAACAGGAGAAGCAGATGTAGAATTTGTGACACATGAAGATGCCGTAGCTGCCATGTCTAAAGATAAGAATAACATGC aacatCGGTACATTGAACTCTTcttgaattctactcctggagGCGGTTCTGGAATGGGAGGTTCTGGAATGGGAGGCTATGGCAGAGATGGAATGG ataatcAGGGAGGTTATGGATCTGTTGGAAGAATGGGAATGGGTAACAATTACAGTGGAGGATATGGTACTCCTGATGGCTTGGGTGGTTATG gccgtGGCGGTGGAGGCAGTGGAGGTTACTATGGGCAAGGTGGCATGAGTGGAGGTGGATGGCGTGGGATGTATTAA
- the HNRNPH3 gene encoding heterogeneous nuclear ribonucleoprotein H3 isoform X3, whose amino-acid sequence MYDRMRRGGDGYDGGYGGFDDYGGYNNYGYGNDGFDDRMRDGRGMGGHGYGGAGDASSGFHGGHFVHMRGLPFRATENDIANFFSPLNPIRVHIDIGADGRATGEADVEFVTHEDAVAAMSKDKNNMQHRYIELFLNSTPGGGSGMGGSGMGGYGRDGMDNQGGYGSVGRMGMGNNYSGGYGTPDGLGGYGRGGGGSGGYYGQGGMSGGGWRGMY is encoded by the exons ATGTATGACAGAATGCGACGAGGAGGTGATGGATATGATGGTG GTTATGGAGGTTTTGATGACTATGGTGGCTATAATAATTATGGCTATGGAAATGATGGCTTCGATGACAGAATGAGAGATGGAAGAG GTATGGGAGGACACGGCTATGGTGGAGCTGGTGATGCAAGTTCGGGATTTCATGGTGGTCATTTTGTACATATGAGAGGATTACCTTTTCGTGCAACTGAAAATGACATTGCTAAC TTCTTCTCACCACTAAATCCAATACGAGTGCATATTGATATTGGAGCTGATGGCAGAGCAACAGGAGAAGCAGATGTAGAATTTGTGACACATGAAGATGCCGTAGCTGCCATGTCTAAAGATAAGAATAACATGC aacatCGGTACATTGAACTCTTcttgaattctactcctggagGCGGTTCTGGAATGGGAGGTTCTGGAATGGGAGGCTATGGCAGAGATGGAATGG ataatcAGGGAGGTTATGGATCTGTTGGAAGAATGGGAATGGGTAACAATTACAGTGGAGGATATGGTACTCCTGATGGCTTGGGTGGTTATG gccgtGGCGGTGGAGGCAGTGGAGGTTACTATGGGCAAGGTGGCATGAGTGGAGGTGGATGGCGTGGGATGTATTAA
- the HNRNPH3 gene encoding heterogeneous nuclear ribonucleoprotein H3 isoform X1, with the protein MDWVMKHNGPNDASDGTVRLRGLPFGCSKEEIVQFFQGLEIVPNGITLTMDYQGRSTGEAFVQFASKEIAENALGKHKERIGHRYIEIFRSSRSEIKGFYDPPRRLLGQRPGPYDRPIGGRGGYYGAGRGSMYDRMRRGGDGYDGGYGGFDDYGGYNNYGYGNDGFDDRMRDGRGMGGHGYGGAGDASSGFHGGHFVHMRGLPFRATENDIANFFSPLNPIRVHIDIGADGRATGEADVEFVTHEDAVAAMSKDKNNMQHRYIELFLNSTPGGGSGMGGSGMGGYGRDGMDNQGGYGSVGRMGMGNNYSGGYGTPDGLGGYGRGGGGSGGYYGQGGMSGGGWRGMY; encoded by the exons ATGGATTGGGTTATGAAACATAATGGTCCAAATGACGCTAGTGATGGGACAGTACGACTTCGTGGACTGCCATTTGGTTGCAGCAAAGAGGAAATAGTTCAGTTCTTTCAAG GGTTGGAAATCGTGCCAAATGGGATAACATTGACGATGGACTACCAGGGGAGAAGCACAGGGGAGGCCTTCGTGCAGTTTGCTTCAAAGGAGATAGCAGAAAATGCTCTGGGGAAACACAAGGAAAGAATAGGGCACAG gtaTATTGAGATCTTCAGAAGTAGCAGGAGTGAAATCAAAGGATTTTATGATCCACCAAGAAGATTGCTGGGCCAGCGACCGGGACCATATGATAGACCAATAGGAGGAAGAGGGGGTTATTATGGAGCTGGGCGTGGAAGTATGTATGACAGAATGCGACGAGGAGGTGATGGATATGATGGTG GTTATGGAGGTTTTGATGACTATGGTGGCTATAATAATTATGGCTATGGAAATGATGGCTTCGATGACAGAATGAGAGATGGAAGAG GTATGGGAGGACACGGCTATGGTGGAGCTGGTGATGCAAGTTCGGGATTTCATGGTGGTCATTTTGTACATATGAGAGGATTACCTTTTCGTGCAACTGAAAATGACATTGCTAAC TTCTTCTCACCACTAAATCCAATACGAGTGCATATTGATATTGGAGCTGATGGCAGAGCAACAGGAGAAGCAGATGTAGAATTTGTGACACATGAAGATGCCGTAGCTGCCATGTCTAAAGATAAGAATAACATGC aacatCGGTACATTGAACTCTTcttgaattctactcctggagGCGGTTCTGGAATGGGAGGTTCTGGAATGGGAGGCTATGGCAGAGATGGAATGG ataatcAGGGAGGTTATGGATCTGTTGGAAGAATGGGAATGGGTAACAATTACAGTGGAGGATATGGTACTCCTGATGGCTTGGGTGGTTATG gccgtGGCGGTGGAGGCAGTGGAGGTTACTATGGGCAAGGTGGCATGAGTGGAGGTGGATGGCGTGGGATGTATTAA